Genomic segment of Xenopus laevis strain J_2021 chromosome 4S, Xenopus_laevis_v10.1, whole genome shotgun sequence:
tttgagataagccaataagtaattgtaacaatataagataacaggtcccttgggagaagttagactcagtttaaagggcaattcattagcaaaactgtaataactgggaaaaaaacacagaaatatgttcaaactttcataacctgccaaattttggaaaatgaacatgacaattagggggtgtggccacaaaaacgggtgtggtccaaaaatgcccgcgctgcaacttttttgtccctttttttatttattttatttatttatataaattttgggaggtatgtgatgAATCTGTCCCTATGTGTAGTACCTCCCAGCACACAGACAGGATACATAAAGTTCCTATACCTCTGTCTCTTATGTTTGTAGGTaatacattgatttttggttTAGAAACATCCCTAGGCCTTAATTAAACTTCTCCTATGAACAGGGTAGAAATTTAGGGAGTCTTCGTTTACTTCCAATTCATTCTCTGACTCAGAGATTCTTACATATTTCTTTTGCGGATTTGCCCTTAGCAAATGTTCTACTTTGCTCTATTCCTTCTTCTAATTTGAGTCCCATGCGGCTATTAATGGGACCCCAGACACCGGGCTAaagacctgggggcagatttacatagggtcgaatatcgagggtttattaaccctcgatattcgactgccaaaggtaaatccttcaacttcgaatatcgaagtcgaaggatttaccgcaattagtttgatcgaacgaaaaatagtttgttcgatcaaacgattaaatccttcgaattgaacaatgagaaggattttaatccatcgatcaaacgatttttcttcgactagAAAACGCTAagaaagcctatggtgaccttccccataggctaacattgcacctcggtaggttttaggtggcgaagtagggagtcgaagttttttttaaagagacagtacttcgattatcgaatggtcgaatattcaaagatttttagttcgtcaaagtcatagtcgaaggtagccaattcgatggtcgaagtaaccaaaaaaatcatttgaaattcaaagttttttttcttctgttccttcactcgagctaagtaaatgggccccttgatgaTTTGGGGGTATTGTTTCTAATATTTTCTCATTCAGGTGCAATAGTTTTAGTGGATAGAAACTAACTACTGTAGTGCCCAACAATAATGTTAGTTCCGCTTTATATTGAGGTGAAAAACTGAAGAGTGTGGGTCCCAGTTGAGATAAAGACTCGGTGCCCATCTCTCAGCTGCACAGcattttaatgttcttttttctttcattctgcagTGTGTATGTAAAGAAAAGCTTCCTTTATTGATTGTATCGGCAGAATGGAGAGACTTTTTGTGTACGTGCTCGTTGTGTGTTGGAAGATGATTCCATGCAGCTCGTGTGAGTTGTCTAACATGACAGTTGTGTTGGAGAAGGAAGGATGTGACACCTGCATCACTGTGAATGCCACCTGGTGCTCGGGATACTGTTTAACCAAGGTAAGTCTATTGatgttcagggcccccttataagttaaaaaaaactggtgccagggcccccttaaacattttttaaaaaattggtgatcagggcccccctacaagttaaaaaaaaacgttggcgccagggccccccttataagttaaaaaaaattggggccccaaagaagattttttttaaaaaaaaaaacattggtggcaggggcctatagaatattaaaataatacattggtggccaggggattgaaaaaaaataaaaaaacacaaattggcggacttcaacttcgcctcctttcgtgactttgggtcttcgcctcctttcatgacttcggctgttcggcttttcggcacgtccgcatttcggctgttcgggacttcggaaatggccgcacggcttcggcactgtcaagggggccccggctctttcgaaagagggtttactggtgtatttatatagacctttctgataaagcttacttaattttagcctttccttctcctttacatacCTTCCTGGCAAACTGATGCACTATTTTCCGAATGTATAGTCAAAGCTGTGTGCGCTTGTGcacccacacacaagttatgcCACAAATGAACAGAGCGAACAGAATATTCAGTATGCCCacacacattttacattatttccaCACCTACAAACTATTCCGGATTTAAAGTGGGAACAATGGCCCACGACTGGTGTTTTGGTTCCTTGCTCCGTGTGAATGCAAAGAAACACTTTCAATGGTTTATCGACAGGTCCAGCCACCAAATAAAAGCTGTGCCATATAAATAATGAGTTAAAATATTTCTCAACAGTTTCGATACTGGAGGTAATGGTTCTTGTAGCAGGTGGTATATAAATGATAATATCTCATTACTCGTGGCTGTACAGCACAACAAGTGCATAAACGGAATGTACaatattctataataataataataataatcccgaTCGTCCTTGCGAGCAGATGGCGTGGCCCGGAAATATTGTATTTATCCATTATTTTCTCACGTTCCAAACTGATTTAATTACGGAACAGAGACGCCGTATGTAGAATATGTGCGATCATTGGCtcatttatttagcatttatcATATACGTCTTTAGAGTCGTTTAATTGGAATGTCCAGTTGAATAAATCAAGTTTATCCACAAAGAATTTTGATAGTTTGGTAATCCACTGGTACATTATTGTTCTTCACACGCTATTGTATATCCAAATTGTACAAATATCAAAGGAATattcatatttgcatttatttacacTCACTAAGTGGAGGTGTTCATATGATTGCTTTGCATGAGGAAAGCCAGggattagagtcctgcatcgggtcgggtacctgcgggaaTACCCGGAAGGTGgtcgggttttgggcaaaaatttccGAGTACCTGATTGTGCAGATAGTCCGTGGGTAGCCTGTCTGGGTACCCGGCTATGATGCAGGACTGGTCCCTCCTACCCTCTCCTGAGTTTGTGGTAGCGGAATAAGGTCCTGTATGAAGTCACTTccgagtgatgtcacttctgggtgaaagtgatgtcacttccgggtaaAAGTGATGCCACTTCCAGTTTGCGCAGGTGCCGGATCTGGGGGCAAGCAAGCTGTTTGCGGACTGGGTTTCGGTGGCGGGCCATAGTGGGTGGCAGGTGCCGGTCAGCTTGCAGGTCTGCGGGTCAGGGTAGGGCACAGGTCTGCCCTATTGGACCCACTCAGGACTCTACCAGGATAATGTATGATGGGTTAGCTTAGGGTCAATCTTTTAacctctgttaaaaaaaattacccatTTGTCCAATAAGCCTGTCCTGCCCTGGAAGGGAACCCTCTGCAGATTGTTCTACAGTCCTACAGCTTCCTACTGCCTTTTTTCTCTATGTAGTTGTCTATAGTATGGAagcataatatattatatataaaaatatataattattaatataaaattaaaattgatttctagaaatgaattaaaaaaaaccacataaatgtaaaagtaaatatCTAAATATGAATCTAAACATATATCgtatatctaaaaataaatacaaacaaatttaaatatgAATCTAAAAATACATACCTGAATATAAATGCAGTacctataaaataaatgtgatataaaaatatatttcattcgtaaaaatacaataatataaatacagggatgggattagttatccggaaacccattatccagaaagcttcgaactACGGcaagatccgttacccggaaaaccccaggtcctgagaattcttattttttttataaaatccctTAGACATAGACAGAGCTCCCTCCCTTTCTGCCATGGCTCCTGAATTCCTGTTCTTCTTAATACCTGTATATTTTGCTAAATGAAACGGATAAAATATTGGTTTAACTCTCTGCAATAAGGATTTCCTTCCCTCTTTTTGCCTTGCTGTGATTATAATCGAGGCAATTTCAATGAGCAATCtcagtattttattttccatttaaatttgATGTGATTAATAAGATGTCAGTGTGAGTCAGAACCTAAAGTTTAATTGCGCTTGTAAATCCACATGAGGAAtcagaacattaagggggttatttataaaaaatcagactttatctcattattttctgaaaaaacaacTTCAACCAAATCCGTACaggttatttccctttatttatcaatacatttttccgaaaatttcctgGGAGggataaaactcaaaaaaatcttgaaaatgcttttttcagatttttgctcaaaaaccacaaaatcttacgattattgcacgaaacccagagcagattaGGAAATCTTCGGGACtactcccattgatttatatacaacctcggcaggtctgaaatgacggattttcggattctgactttttccatccttggggtataataaatcccgaaaattcaagtttttttatttttcaataaaaattcaaattttatcgttaaaaaaaaaaattgaattttcgaactttataaataacacccttaggggcatatttatcaagggtcaaattttgaatttgaaaaacttcgaaattctaattcaaaaagaccaaccgaaatgaagtccaatttatttttttgcccgaataggtcagtttttgatcaaataagtCTGTATTGGTTGGAATTCAAATCGTAacagtgcattcgatcaaatttgaaccaaagtttttcccaataaaaacTTTGATTGACTCCAGaggtctaggaggtcccccataggctaaaacaacaatttggcaagttttagatggcgaatggtcgaagtcgaatttttaaagagacagtacatgataaatgttgatattcggattttcaattttttttcaaattcaaatctaatttggactattccctagtcgaagtacacaaaaaatagctggaaattcgaattttttcaattagaaaattcacctcgacctttgatagatctgTCCCTTAAAGTGCCGATGGTAATGAAGTGAAAGACTgtagtctaaaactgctaataataattataataatgttttttccaATCCCTGAACTTATATAATATTTGTCTGTTGAACTTCTTTTGTTGCAGGACTCTTCTTCAAAGCATCCGCTCATCAAAAAGGTTCAGCATGTCTGCACCTACACCGACATCACTTATGAAACCGTCAAATTGCCGGGCTGTGCCGAGGATGTCGATCCCTATTACTCGTACCCCGTGGCCATAGACTGTCGCTGTGATCTTTGTAACATTCACACAACAGACTGCACGGTGAGAAGTTTAGGGCCCTCCTACTGTTCACTTGGCCAAGAAAAGGAAGACTTCGAAAACCATTAAGCGTCTTTGCATGTTGTTGTTTTGGTTTTTCCTATTAGTAGTTGCCCTTAGCATCAAACCTGATATATAAGCCTTAACGTATACTAGTTTGTCACCAGTTCAATAACATGACAAAGGTTGACTCAGTTCAAGTGTAGTAAATCATGACTCCATGTAGATGTATCTATATGATATCTATATGAGATAGACCATTATGAtggtttccttttattttaaaccCATACTCACCTCTACTGCAGTTGTTGTAGGATGTATAAGCCCATCAACATGCAACAGAATTGTGGCAAGCATGGGGAATTACATCCCTCTATCTACCTctaccaggggtgcccaaaaggtagatcggtatctatcagtagacctttagtggtgatcagtagatctcaagacactgtcaacaaacagctcatctaaatcaccctccttatttcattattttcattcagatatttattacgatATATATCgtatatatttttctcatcaaTCAATATCCAAGTAATAtattccatggaacagaatgctaacaatgcttttatggatgtagatcataatggtgtaggaaaagagtagtcagcacatcgattctcAGTATTCTTTGGAGCACGTTCtacaatggccacttcccattggcaaaTTGTGTAGtagaagattgaacagcaccaccaactcttcaagtaattaaaaagcctttatttgtgcttttgtgagCATCACGGCAATGTCCACAAAAAGCAcaattaaaggctttttaattacttgaagagttggtggtgctgttcaatcttctgctcctgtagatcataatgggacaacatcactaaaagtagacctgacATTAGTAAAGTAAGGGCGTTCCTGCTCTAACAGTAATAGTAGAGGAGTCAGAGCCACTCCTGTCATGAGGTAAAGTGAGAACCTTATCTCAGGCAGCAATGAGTGGGCAGTTACAAGGGGAGGCAAAACCTAATGTAAATTTAgtagctgaatttccattttttaaaccagaaattcagctcccCTAGAGCAGAGAGTGCTAAAGAGTTCATTGTACTAGCAAGGCAGCCCCCTCTTTAGCCCCCCGTTTAAGCGCAGAGCAGGAGAGGGGGGACGcatcagctagggttgccacctgtctgggttTTGGCCTGGACAGtggtttttttgaagggctgcccgggtcaaaactgcctgtagGAAAACCGGAGCGGGATTTCCTAGGATTGATGTGGCAGTCGGCCAGTCGCTACGTTATAGCCAATCCCCTGCAATTGGGACCCACCCCCATCATGTCACAGACCCGCACCATTACAATGTGGCCCCACCCCAAAAATGTCACAGCCCGCCCCTATGGCCAGAGTTCCAATGCAcagaagatggcaaccctagcatcAGGATTGCCCCTGAGAGTCCTGTGTGGGTCCATTCAGGCATTCCCATGCTTGACCCAGGCCTGCTGAACTGCAACCTGACCAGGACACACTGACCCACTATGTTCCTTCTCCACACCCACTACACAACCCTCcaatggaagtgatgtcacaatggtctAAAAGTGGCTTTGGTGGCGGATCAACAAGGTCAGGGGGAAAAAGGCAGTTTTCTCGAGGAGGTTGGGGTATTACAGGTGGCAATTTACTTAATTACTCCAGCTCAGATCACCCACAATGGCTTTATGCCCAAAACCCGACTgctttgtatgtattttatgGGTACCTGATCCAATACAGGTCTACTATACAGTGCATACTGTGTGCGGCAACATTTTGCACTTGCCATCCTACAAGTTGCAGCTCAAACTGCCGCCAAAGTGCAAGGGCGTGAGCCAGAACTCACCAAGTTGCACAGTTAGAAATCAGTCAATGTGATTTCAATGCACGGCTTTAGATGCAAGTGCTCCTCTTAGTACTTGCATCTGGTTTTATATGGAAGCAGCTGGAACAACATATTAAATTCAAGTGTGCACAAGATTTAAGTATATCACTAGAAATGTGAGTGCTTAATCGCTACGTGAGCTTCTTTGGAGTTAAAAtctcatacaggtataggatccgttatccggaagcccattatccagaaagctcagaattacagaaaggccgtctcccatagacttcattataatcaaataatccaaattttttaaaatgatttcctttttttgtgtaataataaaacagtagtttgtacttgatcccaactaagatataattaattcttactggaagcaaaaccagcctattgggtttatttaatgtttacatgattttctagttcaaatcccttatccggaaacccccaggtcccgagcattttggatgacaggtcccacaTTATACAGATATATTAATATCTCACACCACTCTCTTTTTTGGGGGGTAGATTTGAATTACAGATAACAATGAATAAATACAACTTCACTTAGTTCCAGTTTTCATTTGTCCCATTAAAATGAAGACGTTCCAGTGTGTATCACAAACACAAATGACTTAAGCAAGTGGGTTGCAGATATATACAAGACGTTTATTCCTTGGTCTCAAATCTCAAAACACGGCAACTAAATACTGTAGAGTAAAATATTTAGTGCATctgtatttttataatgtatttgttCTGACGTGTCGCTGTTAGATGAAATACCCTAATACCATTTCTTTTCCTTCCCCTGGAATCTTTTGTCGTATTTGTCTTGTGAATTATTTATCCGTTTCGTAGCCACTACGTTTGTTCAAATAAAATACTGTGCTTCTGATTGGTGTATTCATAGTCATGGTTTTTTGTCATTCttactttttcccaaaaagtctatataaatgCCCAGCCCTTCCTGTTGGCAGGTGCTTCCCACTACACTAAAAGCACAACCACTTAAAGGAATAGCAGcaagagcttgataaataaccctcataatgTAGCGTTGTGTTCCACtcttaaaactggtgtgtttgcttcaaatcaaaaacaatagtttatataaacaagctgctgcgtagccatgggggcagccattcaagcacaggatacacaatagataacagataagtactactatagtttatataaacaagctgctgtgtagccatggtggcagccattcaagcacaagatacacagtagataacagataagtactactatagtttatataaacaagctgctgtgtagccatgggggcagccattcaagcacaggatacacagtagataacagataagtactactaaagtttatataaacaagctgctgtgtagccatgggggcagccattcaagcacaggatacacaatagataacagataagtactactatagtttatataaacaagctgctgtgtagccatggggtcagccattcaagcacaggatacacagtagataacagataagtactactatagtttatataaacaagctgctgtgtagccatgggggcagccattcaagcacaggatacacagtagataacagataagtactactatagtttatataaacaagctgctgtgtagccatgggggcagccattcaagcacaggatacacagtagataacagataagtactactatagtttatatgaacaagctgctgtgtagccatgggggcagccattcaagcactggatacacagtagataacagataagtactactatagtttatataaataagcagttgtgtagccatcggggcagccattcaagcactggatacacagtagataacagataagtactactatagtttatataaataagcagctgtgtagccatgggggcagccattcaagcacaggatacacagtagatatcctgtgcttgaatggctgcccccatggctacacagcagcttgtttatataaactatagtagtacttatctgttatctactgtgtatcctgtgcttgaatggctgtccccatggctacacagcagcttgtttatataaactatagtagtacttatctgttatctactgtgtatcctgtgcttgaatggctgcccccatggctagaatCCAAAGGTATCAATGTGCTTTAGAGACATACAGCAATGTGTCTGTACTGCTTTAAAGAGAACTGGGATTGCTGCATATTCCCAAGTATACATTGAAtcactgagcatgctgggaatccTACTTCACAAGAGTGATACAGTCCAAATTCAAGCTATAGCAATATATACTACTGTACAGATCCAGAACGCCATCTGGATACATTCACCTCGGTATTCAGCTTCCAGCCATTTATTTTTGGTCTAGTTCCAggataaatacacacacatatatattacttAAGCTATGTGACATTTCATCATTCAAATTGGGATGCCGAGAACCTTTGTAGCCAGACAGAATCCACTTCTCTTCAGCCTCCTGTAATAAGAACAGGgagcaatagcaataaatcagTTTCAGCACCACGGACAGTTACCCTCTTTCCATTACAATGGAGCATTTTATTCAACAGGAGATTGGATTTTTCCTAGCCTGATCTCTATTCTGTCAGCCTGTCCTTGTCTGTTCTGTCCTGTTCCCCAAATATCAGACAGCATGCCTAGCTCAACCATCAGTTTAATTATTCttagttaaaggggacatatacccaaAAATAAAcgtttgcctaatgaaagaacgTGTTACTCTattcaactttccaatatatataggtaAGGGACTGATAAATGTGTTCCCCAATCATTTTGCAACcccctaaagtttggccacttAAGGTCCCCCTAGTTATACAGGAGTTAAACTCAatttcctgggtcaaagcatgaccctTAATTATCCCAGTTTAGTTTGGTTT
This window contains:
- the fshb.S gene encoding follitropin subunit beta, with product MERLFVYVLVVCWKMIPCSSCELSNMTVVLEKEGCDTCITVNATWCSGYCLTKDSSSKHPLIKKVQHVCTYTDITYETVKLPGCAEDVDPYYSYPVAIDCRCDLCNIHTTDCTVRSLGPSYCSLGQEKEDFENH